The proteins below are encoded in one region of Chitinophagales bacterium:
- a CDS encoding RNA methyltransferase: MLTKTKIKFLLSLQHKKYRQLSNRFIVDGDKTVRELFNSPLQVETLYAEPWWLWKNKHVYSDSVEIVEVSEKELSQISTLQAPTGVLAVAHIPTSEKPKLERGKITLALDDINDPGNLGTIIRIAEWFGVKTIFCNEHCVDAYNPKVVNAAKGSLFRTNLFYGSLQELFEKSKAPVFGAVLNGNNIYQTDLPHEGILLIGSESHGISDELLPFLKLKISIPGTGNTESLNAGVATGIMLSEFYRRVHHNC; encoded by the coding sequence ATGCTTACAAAAACGAAAATTAAGTTTCTTCTTTCACTGCAACATAAAAAATACCGCCAATTAAGTAACCGATTTATTGTTGATGGAGATAAAACAGTACGCGAATTATTTAATTCACCTTTACAGGTGGAAACCTTATATGCAGAACCTTGGTGGCTTTGGAAAAACAAACACGTTTATTCCGATTCCGTTGAAATTGTGGAAGTAAGCGAAAAGGAACTCAGCCAAATTTCAACCCTGCAAGCCCCCACAGGCGTATTGGCGGTAGCCCACATTCCCACTTCCGAAAAACCCAAACTCGAAAGAGGCAAAATAACCTTAGCCCTAGATGACATAAACGATCCCGGCAACCTCGGTACCATTATTCGCATTGCTGAATGGTTTGGAGTAAAAACCATTTTTTGCAACGAGCACTGTGTAGATGCCTATAATCCAAAAGTTGTAAATGCCGCCAAAGGCTCTTTGTTTAGAACCAACTTATTTTATGGTTCACTACAAGAATTGTTTGAAAAAAGTAAGGCTCCGGTATTTGGTGCTGTTTTAAACGGCAACAACATTTACCAAACCGATTTACCACACGAAGGCATACTTTTAATTGGCAGCGAATCGCACGGCATATCCGATGAATTGCTCCCCTTCTTAAAATTAAAGATCTCTATACCCGGCACGGGCAATACAGAATCGCTCAATGCTGGCGTAGCTACCGGAATTATGCTTTCAGAATTTTACCGAAGGGTTCACCACAACTGTTGA
- a CDS encoding branched-chain amino acid aminotransferase — protein sequence MAYKISVQKIAQSRIGEVDFKNLPFGKHFADHIFIADYYNGDWHDCRIVPFGDFTMHPATSALHYGQALFEGLKAERDADGNPIVFRPNKNLQRLNISAERMAMPTFPEELFFTAMDKLLSLDNNWVPREPNSSLYIRPYMFATEKYVGIKVAENYRFAMFSCPVGAYYSKPVKVFVHHHYVRAFPGGVGFAKAAGNYGACMMPMRDVQKMGYDQNLWLDGIHHKYLQEIGTMNIFVIINGIIITPSLEAGTILDGVTRDSMIRLAEDEGYIVQERDISIDEVINAYHEGSLEDMFGTGTAATIAPIQTFHYKGEDYELPPVEGREISNKLKARYFDIRSGKAEDVFGWLHTVPVDVFQV from the coding sequence ATGGCTTACAAAATTAGCGTTCAAAAAATTGCGCAATCACGCATTGGAGAAGTGGACTTTAAAAATCTTCCCTTTGGAAAGCATTTTGCAGACCACATCTTTATTGCCGACTACTATAATGGCGATTGGCACGATTGCCGCATTGTTCCTTTTGGAGATTTTACAATGCACCCTGCTACATCGGCTTTACACTATGGACAGGCTTTGTTTGAAGGCTTAAAAGCCGAGCGTGATGCTGATGGAAATCCCATTGTTTTTCGTCCCAATAAAAACTTACAACGCCTCAATATATCGGCTGAAAGAATGGCAATGCCTACTTTTCCCGAAGAATTATTCTTTACGGCAATGGATAAGTTATTGAGTTTAGATAACAATTGGGTGCCGCGCGAGCCTAATTCATCGCTGTATATTCGCCCTTACATGTTTGCCACCGAAAAATATGTTGGTATTAAAGTAGCAGAAAATTACCGCTTTGCCATGTTTAGCTGCCCTGTGGGCGCATACTACTCTAAGCCGGTAAAAGTATTTGTACACCACCATTATGTACGTGCGTTTCCGGGAGGAGTTGGCTTTGCAAAAGCAGCAGGAAACTATGGCGCTTGTATGATGCCCATGCGCGATGTACAAAAAATGGGTTACGACCAAAATCTTTGGTTAGATGGTATTCACCATAAATACTTACAAGAAATTGGTACCATGAATATTTTTGTAATCATTAATGGCATCATTATCACACCTTCGCTCGAAGCCGGAACAATCTTAGACGGTGTTACGCGCGACAGTATGATTCGCCTTGCCGAAGACGAAGGCTATATTGTGCAAGAACGCGATATTTCAATTGACGAAGTTATCAATGCTTACCACGAAGGTTCTTTAGAAGATATGTTTGGAACAGGTACTGCAGCAACCATTGCGCCTATTCAAACATTCCATTACAAAGGCGAAGATTACGAACTACCTCCGGTAGAAGGGCGTGAAATATCTAATAAACTGAAAGCAAGATATTTTGATATCCGTTCCGGAAAAGCAGAAGATGTATTTGGTTGGCTACACACAGTTCCGGTAGATGTATTTCAAGTTTAA
- the trxA gene encoding thioredoxin → MALQLTDSNFEQTVLKSDKIAIVDFWAEWCGPCRAIAPIVEELSKEYEGKAVVGKVDVDSNPETAMKYSIRSIPTVLFIKNGQVVDKHVGAASKHHFVEILKKHLN, encoded by the coding sequence ATGGCCTTACAATTAACTGACAGCAATTTTGAACAAACAGTATTAAAAAGCGATAAAATTGCCATTGTAGATTTTTGGGCAGAATGGTGTGGTCCGTGCCGCGCTATTGCTCCTATTGTAGAAGAACTTTCTAAAGAATATGAAGGTAAAGCTGTGGTTGGTAAAGTAGATGTAGATAGCAATCCGGAAACAGCTATGAAATATAGCATCCGCAGTATTCCAACCGTATTGTTTATTAAAAACGGACAAGTAGTAGATAAACACGTTGGAGCGGCTTCAAAACATCACTTTGTTGAAATTTTGAAAAAACACCTAAACTAA
- a CDS encoding carboxylesterase family protein, with protein sequence MKFSTKIKWMSLAVGSLFSTVVAAQVCSGSGRYIDSVFPGFTKTTVTYSSTNQQMDIYQPQGDTASQRPVIVFAHGGSFIGGDRNESTVTSLAQRFAKRGYVTASIDYRLGTITDMLGASTAYDVVIKAISDGKAAIRYFRKDAADSNKYKINPNLIFGGGNSAGAVLFVHLGYIDSVNEVTTAAIKTALNNNGGFEGNSGNAGYSSKINAIVNLAGGINDTSWISAGNIPMVSFHGTTDNVVPYYCANAQNGLTPVTLCGTGSMQPRILNLGIDNDVLLFPGDGHVPWEGNATKFNQVDDLTKTFLYRQVCNALSGGPSCNTARFKEELFTVDSVEVEYTNVRSDRNKMDIFYPKNDTSSRRPLLLLIHGGGFTSGDKDADVAVNYMKKSFAKRGFVTASIQYRLAGITDLADSTKMLREVVWAISDAKAAMRYMAKDAATTNTYKVDTNFMFIGGNSAGAVLSVHYAYIDDLNELPSYVRDTMLAYGGLDGNSGNAGYASNVKAVVSLAGGVNKTSWITDANEQPIFMAHGDQDKTVPYYYDQVYRYPPYNSFTLVTLYGSGSMDTALANRNVHHELKTFPNDDHCPWNSDLGKMVEVDTLARNFLYPMVCSNFPDAAPVAPTGVSEINVPFAVSIYPNPNTGEFFIKTDNVESNSMVEVYNQMGQQVAALPLQNKITSLKLNQAATGVYIVKISSNGVVKNISRVIVK encoded by the coding sequence ATGAAATTTTCTACAAAAATTAAATGGATGAGCTTGGCTGTGGGTTCACTGTTTTCAACAGTAGTAGCAGCACAAGTTTGCAGCGGAAGCGGCAGATACATTGATAGTGTATTTCCGGGCTTCACCAAAACAACGGTTACGTATTCTTCAACCAACCAGCAAATGGATATTTACCAGCCGCAGGGCGATACTGCTTCGCAGCGACCGGTAATTGTGTTTGCACACGGAGGAAGTTTTATTGGTGGCGATAGAAATGAATCTACGGTAACATCATTGGCACAGCGCTTTGCAAAAAGAGGCTATGTAACTGCTTCTATAGATTATCGCTTAGGTACAATCACAGATATGCTAGGCGCATCTACTGCTTACGATGTGGTAATAAAAGCTATCAGCGATGGTAAGGCTGCTATTCGCTATTTTAGAAAAGATGCAGCCGACTCCAATAAATACAAGATAAATCCAAATTTAATCTTTGGAGGAGGTAACTCTGCCGGAGCTGTGTTGTTTGTTCATTTAGGTTATATAGATAGCGTAAATGAAGTTACAACCGCAGCTATTAAAACTGCATTAAACAATAATGGTGGTTTTGAAGGAAATAGCGGTAATGCCGGATATTCTTCTAAAATAAATGCCATTGTAAATTTGGCCGGAGGTATAAACGATACTTCTTGGATTAGTGCAGGCAATATTCCAATGGTTAGTTTTCACGGTACTACCGATAATGTGGTTCCATACTACTGTGCAAATGCTCAGAATGGTTTAACACCTGTAACATTATGCGGCACAGGTTCTATGCAGCCAAGAATACTGAATTTGGGAATAGACAATGATGTATTGTTATTTCCTGGCGATGGGCATGTGCCATGGGAAGGTAATGCTACAAAGTTTAATCAGGTAGATGATTTAACCAAAACCTTTTTGTACCGCCAAGTATGCAATGCACTTTCCGGAGGGCCAAGCTGTAACACCGCTCGCTTTAAAGAAGAATTATTTACAGTAGATAGTGTAGAAGTTGAATATACCAATGTGCGTAGCGATAGAAACAAAATGGATATTTTCTATCCTAAAAACGATACTTCGAGCCGCAGACCTTTATTGCTGTTGATACACGGAGGTGGCTTCACCAGTGGCGATAAAGATGCCGATGTAGCAGTAAACTATATGAAGAAATCTTTTGCTAAAAGAGGTTTTGTTACTGCCTCTATTCAATATCGCTTAGCCGGCATTACCGATTTAGCAGACTCTACCAAAATGTTGCGCGAAGTAGTATGGGCAATTTCTGATGCTAAAGCTGCTATGCGCTATATGGCAAAAGATGCAGCTACTACCAATACCTATAAAGTAGATACCAATTTTATGTTTATTGGTGGAAACTCTGCCGGAGCCGTTCTTTCGGTACATTATGCGTACATTGATGATTTAAATGAATTGCCAAGCTATGTTAGAGATACCATGCTTGCCTATGGCGGATTAGATGGCAACAGCGGAAATGCAGGATATGCCTCTAATGTAAAAGCAGTAGTGTCTTTGGCCGGTGGTGTAAACAAAACTTCTTGGATTACCGATGCCAATGAACAACCAATTTTTATGGCTCATGGCGACCAAGATAAAACGGTTCCTTACTACTATGACCAGGTTTATCGCTACCCACCTTACAACTCTTTTACTTTAGTTACTTTATATGGTTCAGGAAGTATGGATACAGCATTAGCCAATCGCAATGTGCATCACGAACTTAAAACATTCCCCAATGACGACCATTGCCCTTGGAATAGCGATTTAGGAAAAATGGTTGAAGTTGATACTTTGGCAAGAAACTTCTTGTATCCAATGGTTTGCAGTAATTTCCCTGATGCTGCACCTGTGGCTCCAACAGGAGTTTCGGAAATTAACGTACCGTTTGCCGTTAGTATTTATCCTAATCCAAATACCGGGGAGTTCTTTATTAAAACAGACAATGTTGAAAGTAATTCTATGGTTGAAGTGTATAATCAAATGGGTCAGCAAGTAGCTGCATTGCCATTGCAAAATAAAATTACTTCGTTGAAGTTGAATCAAGCAGCCACCGGAGTTTATATTGTAAAAATTAGCAGCAATGGTGTTGTTAAGAACATCTCACGAGTTATTGTGAAATAA
- a CDS encoding 3-hydroxyanthranilate 3,4-dioxygenase, with amino-acid sequence MIQRPFSFTKWIEEHRHLLKPPVMNQVVYKDNENFIVMVVGGPNKRKDFHYNETEEFFYQLEGNIVVKIVEDGKIVDIHINEGEIFLLPPKVPHSPRRPANSVGLVMEIKRPADMLDAFQWYCESCSSLLYEEKLPVHDIVKDLPVIMNKFYESETLRTCKNCGTVMEKP; translated from the coding sequence ATGATTCAGCGGCCTTTTAGTTTTACAAAGTGGATAGAAGAACACCGCCACTTATTGAAACCTCCGGTAATGAACCAAGTGGTGTATAAAGACAATGAAAACTTTATTGTAATGGTGGTGGGTGGCCCCAATAAGCGAAAGGATTTTCATTACAATGAAACTGAAGAGTTTTTTTACCAGTTAGAAGGAAACATAGTGGTAAAAATTGTAGAAGATGGCAAAATTGTGGACATACATATAAATGAAGGTGAAATATTCTTGTTGCCCCCCAAAGTGCCGCATTCTCCCAGACGCCCCGCCAATAGTGTGGGTTTGGTAATGGAGATAAAACGTCCTGCAGATATGTTGGATGCTTTCCAGTGGTATTGCGAAAGTTGCAGTAGTTTATTGTATGAAGAAAAGTTGCCTGTACACGATATTGTAAAAGATCTTCCCGTTATTATGAATAAATTTTATGAGTCTGAAACATTGCGCACTTGTAAAAACTGCGGCACTGTAATGGAAAAGCCGTAG
- a CDS encoding bifunctional folylpolyglutamate synthase/dihydrofolate synthase: MNYTQAIDYLTNQLPMFQRVGAAAYKANLHNIMQLCSLLGNPQKDLQCIHVAGTNGKGSVTHIVASVLIHAGYTVGIYTSPHYLTFRERIKIGNAFIEEDFITDFVSKHLLLFKKVDASFFEITTAMMFEYFKQKKVDYCIIETGLGGRLDSTNIIEPLLSVITNISFDHQQFLGNTLTQIATEKAGIIKKNTPVVVGERQPETEMVFMQKAKEQNATIYFSHEINNATSFEEQSISGTYLHTGGIPYTYQTDLSGAYQQKNIQTALAALVVLQKHGIEISHKAFQNGLENVCATTYFIGRWMQVKNNPKVILDSAHNEAGIRNLLAQLAQNHFTQLHFVFGTVADKDTAPVLSQLPLNATYYFCKPNVPRGKNEKELSEAAQAFKLKGSHFSNAKAALDEALKNAVPTDLIIVAGSIFLVADILNSFPFLTEKE, translated from the coding sequence ATGAATTATACGCAGGCAATAGATTATTTAACCAATCAACTTCCCATGTTTCAGCGTGTGGGAGCAGCGGCATACAAAGCAAACCTGCATAACATTATGCAGTTATGTAGTTTACTGGGCAATCCTCAAAAAGACCTGCAATGTATTCATGTGGCAGGAACCAACGGCAAGGGCTCGGTAACACATATTGTTGCATCGGTATTGATTCATGCAGGATATACAGTGGGCATTTACACTTCGCCTCATTACCTCACTTTTAGGGAGCGGATTAAAATTGGAAATGCATTTATTGAAGAAGATTTCATTACCGATTTTGTATCTAAACACCTGTTGCTTTTTAAAAAAGTAGATGCCTCTTTTTTTGAAATCACCACTGCCATGATGTTTGAGTATTTCAAGCAAAAAAAAGTAGATTATTGTATAATAGAAACAGGGCTTGGCGGGCGTTTAGACTCCACCAATATTATTGAACCTCTTCTATCGGTAATTACCAACATAAGTTTTGACCATCAGCAATTCTTGGGCAATACATTAACTCAAATTGCAACAGAAAAAGCAGGCATCATTAAAAAAAATACTCCTGTGGTTGTTGGAGAACGCCAACCCGAAACAGAAATGGTGTTTATGCAAAAAGCTAAAGAACAAAATGCTACAATTTACTTTTCTCACGAAATAAATAATGCTACCTCTTTCGAAGAACAAAGTATAAGCGGTACATACTTGCATACCGGTGGCATACCTTATACATATCAAACCGACTTATCTGGAGCATATCAGCAAAAAAACATTCAAACGGCTTTGGCTGCGTTAGTTGTATTGCAAAAACATGGCATAGAAATATCGCATAAAGCATTTCAAAACGGATTGGAAAATGTATGTGCTACCACATATTTTATTGGTCGCTGGATGCAAGTAAAAAACAATCCAAAAGTAATTTTAGACAGCGCCCACAACGAGGCCGGTATTCGTAACTTATTAGCACAATTGGCACAAAACCATTTCACCCAACTGCACTTTGTTTTTGGTACTGTTGCCGATAAAGATACTGCTCCCGTACTAAGCCAACTGCCACTCAATGCTACTTACTACTTTTGTAAGCCCAACGTGCCGCGCGGCAAAAACGAAAAAGAACTCTCAGAGGCTGCACAAGCATTTAAACTCAAGGGCAGCCATTTCTCCAATGCCAAAGCAGCATTAGACGAAGCGCTAAAAAATGCCGTACCTACCGACTTAATTATAGTTGCAGGCAGCATTTTTTTAGTGGCCGACATATTAAACTCTTTTCCTTTTTTAACTGAAAAAGAATAG